In Lemur catta isolate mLemCat1 chromosome 18, mLemCat1.pri, whole genome shotgun sequence, a genomic segment contains:
- the IL17RC gene encoding interleukin-17 receptor C isoform X2 has translation MPVPWFLLSLALGRSPVVFSLERLVEPEDTAYCSPGLSCHLWDGDMLCLPGNIVPAPGPVLVPTHLQTELVLRCHQETDCNLCVSVAVRLAVRGHWEEAEDEEKFGGAADRGLEEPRNASLQAQVLLSFQAYPTTRCVLLEVQVPAAALVQPGHSVGSVVFDCFEAALGGEMRIWSYTQPRYQKELNLTQQLPDCRGLEVRNSIQSCWALPWLSVSADGEDVRLVLNVSEEQHFGLSLYWNQVQGPPKPWWNRNLVRPPPPRAHSHSRGDAHGKDVCPLSKRTLEEDVPEAREHSWGSFCPPGFLDLGLPLSFLLIFSNCLLLLVPQTGPQTITLNHTDLVPCLCIQVWPLEPDSVRTDMCPFREDPHARRNLWRAARLRLLSPRSWRLDAPCSLRAQAALCWQALGGGPCQPLVPLLPWENVTVNEAREFPLLKGHPNLCVQVSSWEKLQLQECLWADSLGPLKDDVLLVEKRGPQDSRSLCALEPGGCTSLPSRASTRAAHLGEQLLLDLQSGQCLQLWDDDLGALWACPMDKYIHKRWALVWLACLLFAAVLFLLLLLKKDHVKATTRGRAALLLYSADDAGFERLVGVLASALCQLPLRVAVDLWSRRELSAQGPLAWFHAQRLQTLQEGGMVVLLFSPGAVALCSEWLQDPAPAPGPHGPHDAFAASLSCVLPDFLQGRAPGRYVGACFDRLLHPDAVPALFRTVPLFSLPSQLPDFLGALQGPCTRRPRRLGERAEKVARALQQALDSCVQTPTAPGPGRRMGPEAGDQT, from the exons ATGCCTGTGCCCTGGTTCTTGCTGTCCTTGGCACTGGGCCGAAGCCCCGTGGTCTTCTCTCTGGAGAGGCTTGTGGAGCCTGAAGACACTGCCTACTGCTCTCCG ggCCTCTCCTGCCACCTCTGGG ATGGTGACATGCTTTGCCTGCCTGGAAACATCGTGCCcgccccaggccctgtgctggtgCCTACACACCTGCAGACAGAGCTGGTGCTGAGGTGCCACCAGGAGACCGACTGTAACCTCTGTGTTAGTGTGGCCGTCCGCTTGGCTGTGCGTG GGCACTGGGAAGAGGCTGAAGATGAGGAAAAGTTTGGAGGAGCAGCTGACCGAGGGCTTGAGGAGCCCAGGAATG CCTCTCTCCAGGCCCAAGTCCTGCTCTCCTTCCAGGCCTACCCTACCACCCGCTGCGTCCTGCTGGAGGTGCAAGTCCCTGCTGCTGCCCTTGTGCAGCCTGGTCACTCTGTG GGCTCTGTAGTATTCGATTGCTTCGAGGCTGCCCTGGGGGGTGAGATGCGAATCTGGTCCTACACTCAGCCCAGGTATCAGAAGGAGCTCAACCTCACACAGCAGCTGCCTG ACTGCAGGGGGCTCGAAGTCCGGAACAGCATCCAGAGCTGCTGGG CCTTGCCCTGGCTCAGCGTGTCTGCAGATGGTGAAGATGTGCGCCTGGTGCTGAATGTCTCTGAGGAGCAGCACTTTGGCCTCTCCCTGTACTGGAATCAGGTCCAGGGCCCCCCAAAGCCCTGGTGGAACAGAAACCTGGTGAGGCCTCCCCCTCCCCGAGCCCATTCCCACTCTAGGGGGGATGCCCATGGTAAGGATGTGTGTCCATTATCAAAGAGGACCCTTGAAGAGGACGTGCCCGAAGCAAGGGAACATTCGTGGGGGAGCTTCTGCCCACCTGGTTTCCTTGACCTTGgcctccccctctccttcctccttatCTTCTCCAACTGCCTCCTTTTGCTTGTCCCACAGACTGGGCCACAGACCATTACCTTGAACCACACAGACCTGGTCCCCTGCCTCTGTATTCAG GTGTGGCCCCTGGAGCCCGACTCCGTCAGGACGGACATGTGCCCCTTCAGGGAAG ACCCTCACGCACGCCGGAATCTCTGGCGTGCCGCTCGGCTGCGGCTGCTGTCCCCGCGGAGCTGGCGACTGGACGCACCGTGCTCGCTGCGCGCTCAGGCGGCGCTGTGCTGGCAGGCACTGGGTGGGGGCCCCTGCCAGCCACTGGTCCCGCTGCTGCCCTGGGAGAATGTCACTGTGAAC GAGGCCCGCGAATTCCCGTTGTTAAAAGGCCACCCTAACCTCTGTGTCCAG GTGAGCAGCTGGGAGAAGCTACAGCTGCAAGAGTGCTTGTGGGCTG ACTCCCTGGGGCCCCTCAAGGACGATGTGCTGCTGGTGGAGAAACGAGGCCCCCAGGACAGCAGATCACTCTGTGCTTTGGAACCCGGTGGCTGTACTTCACTGCCCAGCAGGGCCTCCACG AGAGCAGCTCACCTCGGAGAGCAGTTACTACTAGACCTGCAGTCAGGCCAGTGTTTGCAG CTGTGGGATGATGACCTGGGAGCCCTATGGGCCTGCCCCATGGACAAAT ACATCCACAAGCGCTGGGCCCTGGTATGGCTGGCCTGCCTACTCTTTGCCGCTgtgcttttcctcctcctcctcctcaaaaaGGACCACGTGAAAG CGACCACCAGGGGCCGCGCGGCTTTGCTCCTCTACTCGGCTGATGACGCGGGCTTCGAGCGCCTGGTGGGCGTCCTGGCGTCGGCGCTGTGCCAGTTGCCGCTGCGCGTGGCCGTGGACCTGTGGAGCCGTCGTGAACTGAGCGCGCAGGGGCCCCTGGCCTGGTTCCACGCGCAGCGGCTGCAGACCCTGCAGGAGGGCGGCATGGTGGTCCTGCTCTTCTCGCCCGGGGCCGTGGCGCTGTGCAGCGAGTGGCTGCAGGACCCGGCGCCAGCGCCTGGGCCGCACGGCCCGCACGACGCCTTCGCCGCCTCGCTCAGCTGCGTGTTGCCCGACTTCTTGCAGGGCCGGGCGCCGGGCCGCTACGTGGGGGCCTGCTTCGACAGACTGCTCCACCCGGACGCCGTGCCCGCCCTTTTCCGCACCGTGCCCCTCTTCTCACTGCCCTCGCAGCTGCCCGACTTCCTGGGGGCCCTGCAGGGGCCCTGCACCCGCCGCCCCAGGCGGCTGGGGGAGAGGGCTGAGAAGGTGGCCCGGGCCCTTCAGCAGGCCCTGGACAGCTGCGTCCAGACCCCGACGGCCCCGGGGCCGGGACGCAGGATGGGACCTGAGGCGGGGGACCAGACTTGA
- the IL17RC gene encoding interleukin-17 receptor C isoform X8 — MRIWSYTQPRYQKELNLTQQLPALPWLSVSADGEDVRLVLNVSEEQHFGLSLYWNQVQGPPKPWWNRNLVRPPPPRAHSHSRGDAHGKDVCPLSKRTLEEDVPEAREHSWGSFCPPGFLDLGLPLSFLLIFSNCLLLLVPQTGPQTITLNHTDLVPCLCIQVWPLEPDSVRTDMCPFREDPHARRNLWRAARLRLLSPRSWRLDAPCSLRAQAALCWQALGGGPCQPLVPLLPWENVTVNEAREFPLLKGHPNLCVQVSSWEKLQLQECLWADSLGPLKDDVLLVEKRGPQDSRSLCALEPGGCTSLPSRASTRAAHLGEQLLLDLQSGQCLQLWDDDLGALWACPMDKYIHKRWALVWLACLLFAAVLFLLLLLKKDHVKGWLRLLKQDVRSGATTRGRAALLLYSADDAGFERLVGVLASALCQLPLRVAVDLWSRRELSAQGPLAWFHAQRLQTLQEGGMVVLLFSPGAVALCSEWLQDPAPAPGPHGPHDAFAASLSCVLPDFLQGRAPGRYVGACFDRLLHPDAVPALFRTVPLFSLPSQLPDFLGALQGPCTRRPRRLGERAEKVARALQQALDSCVQTPTAPGPGRRMGPEAGDQT, encoded by the exons ATGCGAATCTGGTCCTACACTCAGCCCAGGTATCAGAAGGAGCTCAACCTCACACAGCAGCTGCCTG CCTTGCCCTGGCTCAGCGTGTCTGCAGATGGTGAAGATGTGCGCCTGGTGCTGAATGTCTCTGAGGAGCAGCACTTTGGCCTCTCCCTGTACTGGAATCAGGTCCAGGGCCCCCCAAAGCCCTGGTGGAACAGAAACCTGGTGAGGCCTCCCCCTCCCCGAGCCCATTCCCACTCTAGGGGGGATGCCCATGGTAAGGATGTGTGTCCATTATCAAAGAGGACCCTTGAAGAGGACGTGCCCGAAGCAAGGGAACATTCGTGGGGGAGCTTCTGCCCACCTGGTTTCCTTGACCTTGgcctccccctctccttcctccttatCTTCTCCAACTGCCTCCTTTTGCTTGTCCCACAGACTGGGCCACAGACCATTACCTTGAACCACACAGACCTGGTCCCCTGCCTCTGTATTCAG GTGTGGCCCCTGGAGCCCGACTCCGTCAGGACGGACATGTGCCCCTTCAGGGAAG ACCCTCACGCACGCCGGAATCTCTGGCGTGCCGCTCGGCTGCGGCTGCTGTCCCCGCGGAGCTGGCGACTGGACGCACCGTGCTCGCTGCGCGCTCAGGCGGCGCTGTGCTGGCAGGCACTGGGTGGGGGCCCCTGCCAGCCACTGGTCCCGCTGCTGCCCTGGGAGAATGTCACTGTGAAC GAGGCCCGCGAATTCCCGTTGTTAAAAGGCCACCCTAACCTCTGTGTCCAG GTGAGCAGCTGGGAGAAGCTACAGCTGCAAGAGTGCTTGTGGGCTG ACTCCCTGGGGCCCCTCAAGGACGATGTGCTGCTGGTGGAGAAACGAGGCCCCCAGGACAGCAGATCACTCTGTGCTTTGGAACCCGGTGGCTGTACTTCACTGCCCAGCAGGGCCTCCACG AGAGCAGCTCACCTCGGAGAGCAGTTACTACTAGACCTGCAGTCAGGCCAGTGTTTGCAG CTGTGGGATGATGACCTGGGAGCCCTATGGGCCTGCCCCATGGACAAAT ACATCCACAAGCGCTGGGCCCTGGTATGGCTGGCCTGCCTACTCTTTGCCGCTgtgcttttcctcctcctcctcctcaaaaaGGACCACGTGAAAG GGTGGCTGAGGCTCTTGAAGCAGGACGTCCGCTCGGGGG CGACCACCAGGGGCCGCGCGGCTTTGCTCCTCTACTCGGCTGATGACGCGGGCTTCGAGCGCCTGGTGGGCGTCCTGGCGTCGGCGCTGTGCCAGTTGCCGCTGCGCGTGGCCGTGGACCTGTGGAGCCGTCGTGAACTGAGCGCGCAGGGGCCCCTGGCCTGGTTCCACGCGCAGCGGCTGCAGACCCTGCAGGAGGGCGGCATGGTGGTCCTGCTCTTCTCGCCCGGGGCCGTGGCGCTGTGCAGCGAGTGGCTGCAGGACCCGGCGCCAGCGCCTGGGCCGCACGGCCCGCACGACGCCTTCGCCGCCTCGCTCAGCTGCGTGTTGCCCGACTTCTTGCAGGGCCGGGCGCCGGGCCGCTACGTGGGGGCCTGCTTCGACAGACTGCTCCACCCGGACGCCGTGCCCGCCCTTTTCCGCACCGTGCCCCTCTTCTCACTGCCCTCGCAGCTGCCCGACTTCCTGGGGGCCCTGCAGGGGCCCTGCACCCGCCGCCCCAGGCGGCTGGGGGAGAGGGCTGAGAAGGTGGCCCGGGCCCTTCAGCAGGCCCTGGACAGCTGCGTCCAGACCCCGACGGCCCCGGGGCCGGGACGCAGGATGGGACCTGAGGCGGGGGACCAGACTTGA
- the IL17RC gene encoding interleukin-17 receptor C isoform X3 gives MPVPWFLLSLALGRSPVVFSLERLVEPEDTAYCSPGLSCHLWDGDMLCLPGNIVPAPGPVLVPTHLQTELVLRCHQETDCNLCVSVAVRLAVRGHWEEAEDEEKFGGAADRGLEEPRNASLQAQVLLSFQAYPTTRCVLLEVQVPAAALVQPGHSVGSVVFDCFEAALGGEMRIWSYTQPRYQKELNLTQQLPALPWLSVSADGEDVRLVLNVSEEQHFGLSLYWNQVQGPPKPWWNRNLVRPPPPRAHSHSRGDAHGKDVCPLSKRTLEEDVPEAREHSWGSFCPPGFLDLGLPLSFLLIFSNCLLLLVPQTGPQTITLNHTDLVPCLCIQVWPLEPDSVRTDMCPFREDPHARRNLWRAARLRLLSPRSWRLDAPCSLRAQAALCWQALGGGPCQPLVPLLPWENVTVNEAREFPLLKGHPNLCVQVSSWEKLQLQECLWADSLGPLKDDVLLVEKRGPQDSRSLCALEPGGCTSLPSRASTRAAHLGEQLLLDLQSGQCLQLWDDDLGALWACPMDKYIHKRWALVWLACLLFAAVLFLLLLLKKDHVKGWLRLLKQDVRSGATTRGRAALLLYSADDAGFERLVGVLASALCQLPLRVAVDLWSRRELSAQGPLAWFHAQRLQTLQEGGMVVLLFSPGAVALCSEWLQDPAPAPGPHGPHDAFAASLSCVLPDFLQGRAPGRYVGACFDRLLHPDAVPALFRTVPLFSLPSQLPDFLGALQGPCTRRPRRLGERAEKVARALQQALDSCVQTPTAPGPGRRMGPEAGDQT, from the exons ATGCCTGTGCCCTGGTTCTTGCTGTCCTTGGCACTGGGCCGAAGCCCCGTGGTCTTCTCTCTGGAGAGGCTTGTGGAGCCTGAAGACACTGCCTACTGCTCTCCG ggCCTCTCCTGCCACCTCTGGG ATGGTGACATGCTTTGCCTGCCTGGAAACATCGTGCCcgccccaggccctgtgctggtgCCTACACACCTGCAGACAGAGCTGGTGCTGAGGTGCCACCAGGAGACCGACTGTAACCTCTGTGTTAGTGTGGCCGTCCGCTTGGCTGTGCGTG GGCACTGGGAAGAGGCTGAAGATGAGGAAAAGTTTGGAGGAGCAGCTGACCGAGGGCTTGAGGAGCCCAGGAATG CCTCTCTCCAGGCCCAAGTCCTGCTCTCCTTCCAGGCCTACCCTACCACCCGCTGCGTCCTGCTGGAGGTGCAAGTCCCTGCTGCTGCCCTTGTGCAGCCTGGTCACTCTGTG GGCTCTGTAGTATTCGATTGCTTCGAGGCTGCCCTGGGGGGTGAGATGCGAATCTGGTCCTACACTCAGCCCAGGTATCAGAAGGAGCTCAACCTCACACAGCAGCTGCCTG CCTTGCCCTGGCTCAGCGTGTCTGCAGATGGTGAAGATGTGCGCCTGGTGCTGAATGTCTCTGAGGAGCAGCACTTTGGCCTCTCCCTGTACTGGAATCAGGTCCAGGGCCCCCCAAAGCCCTGGTGGAACAGAAACCTGGTGAGGCCTCCCCCTCCCCGAGCCCATTCCCACTCTAGGGGGGATGCCCATGGTAAGGATGTGTGTCCATTATCAAAGAGGACCCTTGAAGAGGACGTGCCCGAAGCAAGGGAACATTCGTGGGGGAGCTTCTGCCCACCTGGTTTCCTTGACCTTGgcctccccctctccttcctccttatCTTCTCCAACTGCCTCCTTTTGCTTGTCCCACAGACTGGGCCACAGACCATTACCTTGAACCACACAGACCTGGTCCCCTGCCTCTGTATTCAG GTGTGGCCCCTGGAGCCCGACTCCGTCAGGACGGACATGTGCCCCTTCAGGGAAG ACCCTCACGCACGCCGGAATCTCTGGCGTGCCGCTCGGCTGCGGCTGCTGTCCCCGCGGAGCTGGCGACTGGACGCACCGTGCTCGCTGCGCGCTCAGGCGGCGCTGTGCTGGCAGGCACTGGGTGGGGGCCCCTGCCAGCCACTGGTCCCGCTGCTGCCCTGGGAGAATGTCACTGTGAAC GAGGCCCGCGAATTCCCGTTGTTAAAAGGCCACCCTAACCTCTGTGTCCAG GTGAGCAGCTGGGAGAAGCTACAGCTGCAAGAGTGCTTGTGGGCTG ACTCCCTGGGGCCCCTCAAGGACGATGTGCTGCTGGTGGAGAAACGAGGCCCCCAGGACAGCAGATCACTCTGTGCTTTGGAACCCGGTGGCTGTACTTCACTGCCCAGCAGGGCCTCCACG AGAGCAGCTCACCTCGGAGAGCAGTTACTACTAGACCTGCAGTCAGGCCAGTGTTTGCAG CTGTGGGATGATGACCTGGGAGCCCTATGGGCCTGCCCCATGGACAAAT ACATCCACAAGCGCTGGGCCCTGGTATGGCTGGCCTGCCTACTCTTTGCCGCTgtgcttttcctcctcctcctcctcaaaaaGGACCACGTGAAAG GGTGGCTGAGGCTCTTGAAGCAGGACGTCCGCTCGGGGG CGACCACCAGGGGCCGCGCGGCTTTGCTCCTCTACTCGGCTGATGACGCGGGCTTCGAGCGCCTGGTGGGCGTCCTGGCGTCGGCGCTGTGCCAGTTGCCGCTGCGCGTGGCCGTGGACCTGTGGAGCCGTCGTGAACTGAGCGCGCAGGGGCCCCTGGCCTGGTTCCACGCGCAGCGGCTGCAGACCCTGCAGGAGGGCGGCATGGTGGTCCTGCTCTTCTCGCCCGGGGCCGTGGCGCTGTGCAGCGAGTGGCTGCAGGACCCGGCGCCAGCGCCTGGGCCGCACGGCCCGCACGACGCCTTCGCCGCCTCGCTCAGCTGCGTGTTGCCCGACTTCTTGCAGGGCCGGGCGCCGGGCCGCTACGTGGGGGCCTGCTTCGACAGACTGCTCCACCCGGACGCCGTGCCCGCCCTTTTCCGCACCGTGCCCCTCTTCTCACTGCCCTCGCAGCTGCCCGACTTCCTGGGGGCCCTGCAGGGGCCCTGCACCCGCCGCCCCAGGCGGCTGGGGGAGAGGGCTGAGAAGGTGGCCCGGGCCCTTCAGCAGGCCCTGGACAGCTGCGTCCAGACCCCGACGGCCCCGGGGCCGGGACGCAGGATGGGACCTGAGGCGGGGGACCAGACTTGA